The Bacillus sp. NEB1478 genome contains the following window.
ACGTAATAATTCAATCGTTAATTCTAAAAAAAGAGCTTCAAGGACTGGCGGAAAAGGAATGTCTGTACGTGAAGTCGTTAACGTCGACAAAAGGTCATCAGGAATCAATTCAGGATGATACGTGATTACAGAAACATATAGTGGAGTAGCAAAAATCGAAAACAGCACGGCAATCATCCGCATGATTCGAAACATAGATGCGATGGGCCAAGATACAAAATAATCATCAAAAGCGGAAAAAAATTCAACTAAAGAAGCCGGTCCATACACACCATGTGGTGAACCTTGTGTTAAAAAAGCAATTTTACCTTCAATTAAGGCGGCAACAATTCGATCGGGGCGTTCTGAATCGATCAATTGCGGGAATAAAGACATCTTATTATCTTCTATCATTTGAATAAGGTAGCTGCTGTCTAAAATATGATCATAGTCAATTCCAGCTAATCGATTTTTTAAAGTCTTTACATTTGATTCGTTCGCTATATCTTTAAGGTATAGAATCGCAACTTTCGTTTTCGTTCGCTGTCCGATCTCAATAAATTCTATATTCAGAGCAGACGTAGGCAGCCTCTTTTGGATTAAGAGTAAATTCGTCTCTAAATTTTCATTGAATGCTTCTTTCGGTCCAATAACGCTAAACTCCACTTCAGGAACAGAAATAGGCCGCAAATTCGGAGCCTTTTCAACATGAACAAATACCATGTCATTGGAAGATCGTTTTTTTAACGCTACGCATCCTTGAAGTATCATTGAATTAATCGTTTGTTTATCAGGGTCTTCTTCATAATGTTTATTGCTAAAAGGAAGTTGTTCAAACATTTCCTTGCATTTCAACGATTGATTTTTTTGCATAAAACAAAGAACTTCTTTGTTAAATCGTTCTTGATCAATTAATGATTCAATAAAGCCAGAAATCCAATCAGACATACCAATCTCTTGCCAAAGTATATTATTATCGAGTGCTTTGTTCTCATTTTGTTGTTCGATTGGATTAGACTTAATAGATTTTCCTGTATTAAAAAATCGCATTCTTATTCCGCCTCTATAAAACGAATGATTTCGTTTGATATTTCATCGGGCTTTTCTTCCATTAATAAATGACCGCACTTTTCATAAACAATCAGCTCTGCGTTTGGGAGATCTCTCTTCAGTCTATATCCCGTTTTCACAGGCATTACTTTGTCTTCCTTTCCCCAAATCATAAGTACCGGCTGTGTAATTTCCTTTAGTTCTTGTGAAGTC
Protein-coding sequences here:
- a CDS encoding spore germination protein — its product is MRFFNTGKSIKSNPIEQQNENKALDNNILWQEIGMSDWISGFIESLIDQERFNKEVLCFMQKNQSLKCKEMFEQLPFSNKHYEEDPDKQTINSMILQGCVALKKRSSNDMVFVHVEKAPNLRPISVPEVEFSVIGPKEAFNENLETNLLLIQKRLPTSALNIEFIEIGQRTKTKVAILYLKDIANESNVKTLKNRLAGIDYDHILDSSYLIQMIEDNKMSLFPQLIDSERPDRIVAALIEGKIAFLTQGSPHGVYGPASLVEFFSAFDDYFVSWPIASMFRIMRMIAVLFSIFATPLYVSVITYHPELIPDDLLSTLTTSRTDIPFPPVLEALFLELTIELLREAGARLPTKVGQTIGIVGGIVIGTASVEAGLTSNVLLIIVALSALASFTTPVYRMSNAIRIVRFPMIILSQFWGLLSLTLGLMFIITHLLGLTSLNRPYLAPIYPPRISDWKDSFVRLPFYVQKNRPDQLMVKEKKKISWWKKRDIDEFE